A section of the Hyalangium minutum genome encodes:
- a CDS encoding Kelch repeat-containing protein, translating into MKTLSRHLFWVLALALLASCSASSPAPGAAQFAVSLPQALSSSDVTRIRVTVSASDMEALSVELAKSNGAWGGLIGNLPAGANRSFLAQAFDSSGALLFQGQTSGVSIAPNQTTAVALTLQQVSAPPPYGNEAPIIDSLVASSTSVLTGGALSLTATVHDPNPGDTLTLNWTASGGSFSAPSALDTSWTAPASAGIQTLILTVTDSQGAAVSVSLAVNVSSASTGNAALNISFNLWPTVSRVSASLSRLDAGQSTTVSVLASDGDGDGLSYQWTSSCPGTWTDASFSTASFVPSSVPAGACNNCQLTVTVQDSRGGQTTGSLALCVASASMERFPPRISHLYQSATSTAPGQTVTFEVTALDPQASSLTFTWSATTGSLGTPVNGASSSHVTWTAPSCASGGMTPGITATVTNAFHLSATQNFRVEGVPACPSGWTSTQAMSLPRYHHTATLLPNGKVLVAGGVFVSAHAMAEVYDPASGTWSATGSMAQGRYIHTATLLPNGKVLVTGGSNGVASLATAEVYDPASGTWSATGPMASPRSEHTATLLPNGKVLIAGGYTNPGTHSSSSLVTAEVYDPASGTWSTAGAMATPRSVHTATLLPNGKVLVTGGSNSDFLATAEVYDPASGTWSTAGAMASPRRYHTAALLPNGKVLIAGGYSSPIFATAEVYDPVSGTWSMTGSMVTPRYLHTVTLLQSGKVLVAGGANGLNHREAEAYDPASGTWSAVPSMIHVRRSHAAALLQDGRVLISGGYNGGGFPDAELYSP; encoded by the coding sequence TTGAAAACTCTCTCCCGGCACCTGTTCTGGGTGCTCGCGCTGGCGTTGCTCGCGAGCTGCTCTGCGTCTTCTCCCGCCCCTGGCGCTGCCCAGTTCGCTGTCTCCCTCCCCCAGGCCCTCTCCTCCAGCGACGTGACCCGTATTCGGGTGACGGTCTCCGCCTCCGATATGGAGGCCCTCTCCGTCGAGCTCGCCAAATCCAACGGTGCCTGGGGAGGCCTCATCGGCAATCTCCCCGCGGGCGCCAACCGCTCCTTTCTCGCCCAGGCCTTCGACTCCTCCGGCGCGCTCCTCTTCCAGGGCCAGACGTCCGGCGTCTCCATCGCTCCCAACCAGACCACCGCCGTCGCCCTGACCCTCCAACAGGTGTCTGCGCCTCCTCCCTATGGCAACGAGGCTCCCATCATTGACTCCCTCGTCGCCTCGTCGACCTCTGTGCTCACCGGTGGCGCTCTCTCCCTGACGGCCACCGTGCATGATCCCAATCCTGGCGACACCCTCACCCTGAACTGGACAGCCTCCGGCGGCTCCTTCTCTGCGCCTTCCGCTCTGGACACGTCCTGGACGGCGCCTGCTTCCGCGGGCATCCAGACCCTCATCCTCACGGTGACCGACTCCCAGGGGGCTGCTGTCTCTGTCTCCCTGGCGGTCAACGTCTCCAGCGCCTCCACGGGCAACGCCGCCCTGAACATCTCCTTCAACCTCTGGCCCACGGTCTCCCGGGTGTCGGCCTCCCTGAGCCGCCTCGACGCAGGACAGTCCACCACTGTCTCTGTCTTGGCCTCCGATGGGGATGGCGATGGCCTGTCCTACCAGTGGACTTCTTCTTGCCCGGGCACCTGGACGGACGCCTCCTTCAGCACGGCCTCCTTCGTCCCTTCCTCGGTGCCGGCCGGTGCGTGTAACAACTGCCAGCTCACCGTCACCGTCCAGGACAGCCGGGGAGGGCAGACCACGGGCTCCCTCGCCTTGTGCGTCGCTTCCGCTTCCATGGAGCGCTTCCCCCCGCGCATCTCCCATCTCTACCAGTCCGCCACCTCCACCGCTCCGGGCCAGACGGTCACCTTCGAGGTCACCGCCCTGGATCCCCAGGCCAGCTCCCTGACGTTCACGTGGAGCGCTACCACTGGCTCCCTGGGCACACCGGTGAACGGCGCCTCCTCCAGCCACGTCACCTGGACGGCCCCCTCCTGTGCCTCCGGCGGCATGACCCCTGGCATTACCGCCACCGTCACCAACGCCTTCCACCTCTCCGCCACACAGAATTTCCGGGTGGAAGGAGTGCCCGCCTGTCCTTCGGGATGGACCTCGACGCAAGCCATGAGCTTGCCTCGCTACCACCACACGGCGACGCTGCTGCCCAACGGCAAGGTCCTCGTCGCGGGTGGAGTCTTTGTCAGCGCTCATGCGATGGCCGAGGTCTATGACCCGGCCTCGGGCACTTGGAGCGCGACGGGCTCCATGGCCCAGGGTCGTTACATCCACACGGCGACGCTGCTGCCCAATGGCAAGGTCCTCGTCACGGGTGGCTCCAACGGCGTGGCGTCCTTGGCGACGGCGGAGGTGTATGACCCAGCCTCGGGCACCTGGAGCGCGACGGGCCCCATGGCTTCGCCTCGCAGCGAGCACACGGCGACGCTGCTGCCCAATGGCAAGGTCCTCATCGCGGGCGGATACACGAACCCGGGCACCCATTCCTCCAGTTCCCTGGTGACGGCGGAGGTGTACGACCCGGCCTCGGGCACCTGGAGCACGGCCGGCGCCATGGCCACGCCTCGATCCGTCCACACAGCGACGCTGCTGCCCAACGGCAAGGTCCTCGTCACGGGGGGCTCGAACAGCGATTTCCTGGCGACAGCGGAGGTGTACGACCCGGCTTCGGGCACCTGGAGCACGGCCGGCGCCATGGCCTCGCCCCGCCGGTACCACACAGCGGCGCTGTTACCCAACGGCAAGGTTCTCATCGCGGGCGGATACAGCAGCCCCATCTTCGCGACGGCAGAGGTATACGACCCGGTCTCGGGCACCTGGAGCATGACGGGCTCCATGGTCACACCCCGCTACCTCCACACGGTGACGCTGCTGCAAAGCGGCAAGGTGCTCGTCGCGGGGGGAGCCAATGGCCTCAACCACAGGGAAGCGGAGGCATATGACCCGGCTTCAGGCACCTGGAGTGCGGTCCCTTCCATGATCCATGTCCGCCGCAGCCACGCGGCGGCGCTGCTGCAAGACGGCAGGGTTCTCATCTCCGGCGGATATAATGGCGGTGGTTTCCCAGATGCGGAGCTGTACTCACCCTGA
- a CDS encoding TIGR01777 family oxidoreductase codes for MKVALTGASGFLGPRLVQGLLEAGHTVHVLVRNVEQALERLPKGVTGAAFRAGEPLPPESLAGAQAVIHLAGEPINQRWNHDAKRRIRDSRVQGTRALVDAMQGAGTVQRFVSTSAVGYYGGTHGAEVLTEENSPGKDFLAGVCQEWEAEALRAREAGIRTAVARMGVILHPEGGALHTMLPPFRMGAGGRIGSGKQYVSWIHREDAVAALRFLLEHPELEGPFNVTSPEPLSNAEFAHTLGTVLGRPSVMHIPGFVVKAAMGEMAMVALEGQRVLPKRLTESGFTFHFPQLEPALRQLLA; via the coding sequence GTGAAGGTGGCGCTCACAGGGGCGAGCGGCTTCCTGGGGCCCCGCCTTGTCCAAGGTTTGTTGGAGGCGGGACACACGGTCCACGTCCTTGTACGGAACGTTGAACAAGCCCTGGAGCGGCTGCCGAAGGGAGTGACGGGAGCAGCCTTCCGGGCAGGCGAGCCCTTACCGCCCGAGTCACTGGCAGGGGCACAGGCGGTCATCCACCTGGCGGGAGAGCCGATCAACCAGCGCTGGAACCACGACGCGAAGCGGCGCATCCGGGACAGCCGGGTGCAGGGGACGCGGGCGCTGGTGGACGCGATGCAGGGAGCGGGCACGGTGCAGCGCTTCGTGTCCACGTCAGCGGTGGGCTACTACGGCGGGACGCACGGGGCAGAGGTGCTGACGGAGGAGAACTCGCCGGGCAAAGACTTCCTGGCAGGGGTGTGCCAGGAGTGGGAGGCGGAGGCGCTGCGGGCGCGTGAGGCGGGCATCCGCACAGCGGTGGCGCGCATGGGGGTGATTCTCCATCCCGAGGGCGGAGCGCTGCACACGATGCTGCCGCCCTTCCGAATGGGGGCGGGAGGCCGCATAGGCTCTGGCAAGCAGTACGTGAGCTGGATCCACCGGGAGGACGCAGTGGCAGCGCTGCGCTTCCTGCTGGAGCACCCGGAGTTGGAGGGACCGTTCAACGTCACCTCGCCGGAGCCGCTCTCGAACGCGGAGTTCGCACACACGTTGGGGACCGTGCTGGGACGTCCCTCGGTGATGCACATCCCGGGCTTCGTGGTGAAGGCAGCCATGGGAGAGATGGCGATGGTGGCGCTCGAGGGCCAGCGGGTGCTGCCGAAGCGGCTCACCGAGTCCGGCTTCACTTTCCACTTCCCACAGCTGGAGCCGGCGCTGCGGCAACTGCTCGCCTGA
- a CDS encoding Fe2+-dependent dioxygenase, which produces MLVHIPHVLTAEQVTHCRETFARADWEDGRSTAGHQSAQVKKNLQLPENSPAARMLGDLVLGALERSPLFISAVLPQRVFPPLFNRYEPGMNFGSHVDNAIRPITGTPLRLRTDVSATLFLSDPESYDGGELVVEDTYGSHSVKLPAGDLIIYPASSLHHVTPVTRGVRLASFFWVQSMIRDVSKRALLFDLDTSIMQLTREVPKSPSLVMLTGIYHNLLRQWAEP; this is translated from the coding sequence ATGTTGGTGCACATCCCCCACGTCCTCACCGCCGAGCAGGTGACCCACTGCCGGGAGACCTTCGCCCGAGCTGACTGGGAGGACGGCCGCAGCACGGCCGGCCACCAGTCAGCACAGGTGAAGAAGAACCTGCAGCTTCCGGAGAACAGCCCGGCGGCGCGGATGCTGGGGGATCTGGTGCTGGGGGCGCTCGAGCGCAGCCCCCTGTTCATCTCGGCGGTGTTGCCGCAGCGGGTCTTCCCGCCGCTGTTCAACCGCTACGAGCCGGGGATGAACTTCGGCTCGCACGTGGACAATGCCATCCGTCCGATCACCGGGACGCCGCTGCGCTTGCGCACGGACGTCTCGGCGACGCTCTTCCTCTCCGACCCGGAGAGCTACGACGGGGGAGAGCTCGTCGTGGAGGACACGTATGGCAGCCACTCGGTGAAGCTGCCGGCGGGGGATCTCATCATCTACCCCGCCTCCAGCCTGCACCACGTCACGCCCGTGACGCGAGGAGTGCGGCTGGCCTCCTTCTTCTGGGTGCAGAGCATGATTCGCGATGTGAGCAAGCGAGCGCTGCTCTTCGACCTCGACACGTCGATCATGCAGCTCACCCGGGAGGTGCCCAAGAGCCCCTCCCTGGTCATGCTGACGGGCATCTACCACAACCTGCTCAGGCAGTGGGCCGAGCCCTGA
- a CDS encoding DUF4091 domain-containing protein, protein MRSRLGALSLSVVTALLLLTSCGEGFDPMAGDGSPPLDPGAGDAEQPSAPVTADTEQPGMVQEALVTSQALRPDGTVQSGWRTGDTGSAWEKLDEPVTQPAAVSADNDYLWAGGADQVTEVSLQNPSMYRGDPGEVTAWFYGNTGAGTQVRVEAVTGSQVRASVLVPATAGFGWRSVRFKVGQRLELDDLRLRFRSLGGPDANIRAAYVEVGMPSNYVVLGSAVKVRPQEMPEGPSRAAIFAARNEFESFQVVVKAPSAPLRGLRASFSGPLTGPNGAVIPSRNVTVYREGYYNVRTPSDLEGATGRWPDPLIPAVDPLLGQTRNAFPVDVPAGENRTLWVDVLVPIDAAAGVYRGTLQLTAENLSQNIPVELKVLNFTLPSTTTLKSSFGFTPGMECQLGTPNCETDLVARAKAKQLFVRSALDNRITTARAHATNLRTGSTTGIQEFRTYTLPFIKGTAPTRLPGARLTTYQVNMHKNYDVGAWKEEARLNGFENIAFIYGCDEPHFFPKYGDDHNNWLICKDYLAQAERAWPAAPRMVTAHIQSAQENGGTEKTDIMVVNVELLDGPAGGPWFAGDQRPLYDSFLQNSGGRPKELWMYAACGSHGCVENDKPYTNGWAGLEIDAPASESRAMAWLAFRYRLTGTLYYDMAMLLPHAWDDQYYATGNGDGNMMYAGTVARIGGTDPIPIESVRMKNVRDGYEDYEYLEQLRRLGYGTEAQDIARSLFPAPYDTAKTDAQVQAARTRLAQRLASLLGGPTP, encoded by the coding sequence ATGCGGAGCCGGCTCGGCGCCCTCTCACTCTCTGTTGTGACTGCCTTACTGCTGCTGACGTCGTGTGGCGAGGGCTTCGACCCGATGGCAGGCGACGGCTCACCGCCGCTCGACCCGGGGGCAGGTGACGCCGAACAACCCTCTGCCCCGGTGACAGCCGATACCGAACAGCCAGGAATGGTCCAGGAGGCGCTGGTCACCAGTCAGGCCCTCCGCCCGGATGGCACCGTCCAGTCCGGATGGCGCACCGGCGACACGGGCAGCGCCTGGGAGAAGCTCGACGAGCCGGTCACGCAGCCGGCCGCCGTCTCTGCTGACAACGATTATCTCTGGGCGGGCGGAGCGGATCAGGTCACCGAGGTGAGCCTGCAGAACCCGTCCATGTACCGCGGCGATCCGGGAGAGGTGACTGCCTGGTTCTACGGCAACACCGGCGCTGGGACGCAGGTGCGCGTGGAGGCCGTCACGGGCAGCCAGGTGCGCGCCAGTGTCCTCGTCCCCGCGACGGCGGGGTTCGGCTGGCGGTCGGTCCGCTTCAAAGTCGGCCAGCGGCTGGAGCTGGATGACCTGCGCCTGCGCTTCCGCAGCCTCGGTGGCCCCGATGCCAACATCCGGGCCGCCTACGTAGAGGTGGGCATGCCTTCGAACTACGTCGTGCTCGGCTCGGCGGTGAAGGTGCGTCCCCAAGAGATGCCTGAGGGCCCGTCCCGTGCTGCCATCTTCGCGGCTCGCAACGAGTTCGAGTCGTTCCAGGTCGTCGTCAAGGCACCGAGCGCGCCGCTGCGCGGGCTTCGCGCGTCCTTCTCCGGGCCGCTCACCGGCCCTAACGGCGCCGTCATCCCGAGCCGGAACGTGACCGTGTATCGCGAGGGCTACTACAACGTCCGCACCCCGTCTGACCTGGAAGGGGCGACGGGGCGCTGGCCGGATCCGCTCATCCCCGCGGTCGACCCGCTGCTGGGCCAGACGCGAAACGCGTTCCCTGTCGATGTGCCCGCGGGTGAGAACCGGACCCTCTGGGTCGACGTGCTGGTCCCCATCGACGCCGCCGCGGGCGTGTACCGGGGAACCCTCCAGCTCACGGCCGAGAACCTGTCGCAGAACATCCCTGTCGAGCTGAAGGTGCTCAACTTCACGCTCCCCTCCACCACGACGCTCAAGAGCTCGTTCGGCTTCACGCCGGGCATGGAGTGCCAGCTCGGAACGCCCAACTGTGAGACCGACCTCGTCGCCCGCGCCAAGGCCAAGCAACTGTTCGTTCGCTCGGCGCTCGACAACCGCATCACCACGGCGCGCGCGCACGCCACCAACCTGCGGACGGGCAGCACCACCGGCATCCAGGAGTTCCGGACCTATACCCTGCCCTTCATCAAGGGCACCGCGCCCACTCGCCTCCCTGGCGCCCGGCTCACCACGTACCAGGTGAACATGCACAAGAACTACGACGTGGGCGCGTGGAAGGAAGAGGCGCGGCTGAACGGGTTCGAGAACATCGCCTTCATCTACGGGTGCGACGAGCCGCACTTCTTCCCGAAGTATGGCGACGACCACAACAACTGGTTGATCTGCAAGGACTACCTCGCGCAGGCCGAGAGGGCCTGGCCCGCAGCGCCCCGGATGGTGACCGCCCATATCCAGAGCGCACAGGAGAACGGGGGCACGGAGAAGACCGACATCATGGTCGTCAACGTCGAGCTGCTGGACGGGCCGGCCGGTGGTCCCTGGTTCGCGGGTGACCAGCGACCGCTCTATGACTCGTTCCTCCAGAACTCGGGGGGACGGCCCAAGGAGCTCTGGATGTACGCCGCCTGCGGAAGCCACGGCTGCGTGGAAAATGACAAACCGTATACGAACGGCTGGGCGGGGCTCGAGATTGATGCGCCCGCCTCGGAGAGCCGGGCCATGGCGTGGCTGGCGTTCCGCTACCGGCTGACGGGGACGCTCTACTACGACATGGCCATGCTCCTGCCCCATGCCTGGGACGACCAGTACTACGCGACGGGCAACGGCGACGGGAACATGATGTACGCCGGGACGGTGGCCCGCATTGGAGGCACGGACCCCATCCCCATCGAGTCGGTTCGGATGAAGAACGTGCGCGATGGTTACGAGGACTACGAGTACCTCGAGCAGCTGCGCCGGCTGGGCTACGGCACCGAGGCGCAGGACATCGCGCGAAGCCTCTTCCCGGCGCCCTACGACACGGCGAAGACGGATGCGCAGGTTCAAGCGGCCCGCACGCGGCTCGCGCAGCGCCTGGCGTCGCTCCTCGGCGGCCCCACGCCGTAA
- a CDS encoding PepSY-associated TM helix domain-containing protein, translating into MKSTFRTILFWMHLVSGLVAGIIIGLMSLTGAALAFEPQLEQWADREARQVQPPPSGAARLPVEELLARVRAAKPGVQPQGVTVYADPESAVLVSTGRGSGVYVDPYTGDVREQGGKGLRAFLHQMEELHRWLATSEDHRALGRGVTGVCNAAFLFLAVSGLYLWWPRRWTWKTVRPVLWFKGGLKGKARDFNWHNAAGFWAMPILVVLTASGVVMSYKAVSDLIFTLTGNEPPANSGPFGQTAVKVPEPPPGATPLGVDALFAEAQKQVPAWESISLRMGGGPRPGGQREGGPREGAPREGGPRGPQAMTFSIKEQGGWPLFASAQLSLNPFTAEVLRRETFADYNSGRQIRTWLRFLHTGQALGWAGQLVAGVASLAGAFLMWTGFTLSWRRFFRRRSTVATTEQELEQPPVVS; encoded by the coding sequence ATGAAAAGCACCTTCCGCACGATCCTCTTCTGGATGCACCTGGTCTCCGGCCTCGTGGCTGGGATCATCATCGGCCTCATGTCGCTGACGGGAGCGGCGCTCGCCTTCGAGCCGCAGCTCGAGCAATGGGCGGATCGCGAGGCCCGGCAGGTGCAGCCCCCCCCGTCCGGAGCCGCCCGCCTCCCCGTGGAAGAGCTGTTGGCGCGAGTGCGCGCGGCCAAGCCTGGGGTGCAGCCTCAAGGCGTGACGGTGTACGCCGATCCGGAGTCCGCCGTGCTGGTGAGCACGGGCCGCGGGAGCGGCGTCTACGTGGACCCCTACACGGGCGACGTCCGGGAGCAGGGAGGAAAAGGGCTGCGTGCCTTCTTGCATCAAATGGAAGAACTGCACCGGTGGCTGGCCACCTCCGAGGACCATCGCGCACTGGGCCGAGGAGTCACCGGCGTCTGCAATGCGGCCTTCCTGTTCCTGGCTGTCTCTGGCTTGTACCTCTGGTGGCCTCGCAGGTGGACGTGGAAGACGGTGCGCCCGGTCCTCTGGTTCAAGGGCGGGCTGAAGGGCAAGGCGCGAGACTTCAACTGGCACAACGCGGCGGGCTTCTGGGCCATGCCCATCCTCGTCGTCCTGACCGCGTCGGGCGTGGTCATGTCCTACAAGGCGGTCTCGGACCTCATCTTCACACTCACCGGGAATGAGCCGCCCGCCAACTCGGGCCCGTTCGGGCAGACCGCAGTCAAGGTGCCCGAGCCGCCTCCCGGTGCCACGCCCCTGGGTGTCGACGCGCTTTTCGCGGAGGCCCAGAAGCAGGTGCCCGCCTGGGAGAGCATCTCGCTGCGCATGGGCGGAGGCCCCCGGCCTGGAGGGCAGCGCGAGGGTGGCCCACGCGAAGGAGCCCCGCGCGAAGGAGGTCCACGCGGGCCGCAGGCCATGACCTTCTCCATCAAGGAGCAGGGAGGATGGCCCCTCTTCGCTTCCGCGCAGCTCTCGCTCAATCCCTTCACGGCGGAGGTGCTGCGCCGGGAGACCTTCGCTGACTACAACAGTGGCCGGCAGATCCGCACCTGGCTGCGCTTCCTGCACACGGGACAGGCGCTCGGGTGGGCGGGCCAGCTCGTCGCGGGAGTGGCCTCCTTGGCGGGAGCCTTCCTGATGTGGACCGGCTTCACCCTCTCCTGGCGGCGCTTCTTCCGCCGCCGGTCCACGGTGGCGACCACGGAGCAGGAGCTGGAACAGCCTCCGGTCGTTTCCTGA
- a CDS encoding TonB-dependent receptor translates to MGASKKGGTGIRSTKGTAGGLRGVVRPWGPAAVGLASALITPGALAQEAAAPAAPPVTEERPSTPPPQPAGLPAQPQPEAPATAAPAAAPQDSAGTEGQFVLPTVQVQGEAETYRVEESNLTRLPTPLINTPQSVTVVPEKVLEEQKATTVREALRNVSGITVSAGEGGRQGDSFILRGFSAQTDVSRDGVRDIGWYTRDTFNLGGVEVYFGPSAVLFGRGSTGGAINLATKKPQRRSFQELSLTAGTAPSGRLALDVNEAVSERFQVRINATGQLADVADRDVVKANRAGIAPSLRFALAERTSLEFDYLYQREDSVPDYGEPYFNGYPVSNTLEVPRETFYGVQDSDTERVNAHIATGRIQHQFSPALSLTNTLRYGGVDRFARPTAPRGLTPAGAPTTIGRQRFETATDNTYLVDQLDLRGEFETGIAKHTANIGLEWSRETREQRRYNLLAQGLPSGTNLPADLFDPNPTPDLSSVDRVFSTSNAGIQRTLAFYASEQLGITQYLELVGSLRYDIFSTDYASTNNAGAVTHLENKDTFLNWRAGLVLHPLEKTSVYAMYGTSANPSAEAGTLDAATESLEPEKNRIIEAGAKADLLEDRLGLSAAVFRIDKRNARVPNTDPSGPPQILAGRQRAEGYNVGVAGTVTERLRLFANFTHIYSAILEHSNDYLEGQPLPNTPKNSLSLWTTYEVIENLTLGGGAIYQSVTTVNNPASATVAFLKVPNYWRFDAVAGYHWGKVEVQLNLNNLTNALYYSQYYAGHAVPAEGRTVSVSGKYRF, encoded by the coding sequence GTGGGAGCGTCAAAGAAGGGTGGCACGGGCATTCGCTCGACGAAGGGCACCGCGGGAGGCTTGCGCGGGGTGGTGCGTCCCTGGGGGCCTGCGGCCGTCGGACTGGCGTCCGCGCTGATCACCCCTGGAGCGCTCGCCCAGGAGGCCGCGGCACCTGCCGCGCCGCCCGTGACCGAGGAGCGTCCCTCCACGCCTCCACCGCAGCCGGCGGGACTCCCCGCGCAGCCCCAGCCCGAGGCGCCAGCGACGGCGGCTCCCGCTGCAGCGCCCCAGGATTCGGCGGGGACCGAGGGCCAGTTCGTGCTGCCGACGGTCCAGGTGCAGGGCGAGGCCGAGACCTACCGCGTCGAGGAGAGCAACCTCACGCGCCTGCCCACGCCGCTGATCAACACGCCTCAGAGCGTCACGGTGGTCCCGGAGAAGGTGCTCGAGGAGCAGAAGGCGACGACGGTTCGCGAGGCCTTGCGCAACGTCTCGGGAATCACGGTCAGCGCGGGCGAGGGCGGCCGGCAGGGAGACTCCTTCATCCTCCGCGGCTTCTCGGCGCAGACGGACGTGAGCCGCGACGGCGTGCGCGATATCGGCTGGTACACGCGAGACACCTTCAACCTGGGGGGAGTGGAGGTCTACTTCGGGCCCTCCGCCGTGCTCTTCGGCCGAGGCTCGACGGGAGGGGCCATCAACCTCGCCACGAAGAAGCCTCAGCGCAGGTCCTTCCAGGAACTGTCGCTCACGGCGGGCACGGCGCCGTCGGGGCGGCTGGCGCTGGACGTGAACGAGGCGGTCTCCGAGCGCTTCCAGGTCCGCATCAACGCGACGGGGCAGCTGGCGGATGTGGCGGACCGCGACGTGGTGAAGGCCAACCGCGCGGGCATCGCCCCCTCGCTGCGCTTCGCGCTGGCGGAGCGCACCTCGCTCGAGTTCGACTACCTCTACCAGCGAGAGGACAGTGTCCCGGACTACGGTGAGCCCTACTTCAACGGCTACCCGGTCTCGAACACCCTGGAAGTCCCCCGAGAGACGTTCTACGGCGTGCAGGACTCGGACACGGAGCGGGTCAACGCCCACATCGCCACGGGCCGTATCCAGCACCAGTTCAGCCCCGCCCTAAGCCTGACGAACACGCTGCGCTACGGCGGCGTGGATCGGTTCGCCCGGCCCACGGCGCCGCGCGGCCTGACGCCCGCCGGGGCTCCCACCACGATTGGACGGCAGCGCTTCGAGACCGCGACGGACAACACCTATCTGGTGGACCAGTTGGATCTGCGCGGAGAGTTCGAGACCGGTATCGCCAAGCACACGGCGAACATCGGGCTCGAGTGGTCCCGGGAGACGCGGGAACAGCGCCGCTACAATCTGTTGGCGCAAGGCCTTCCCTCGGGCACGAACCTGCCCGCGGATCTGTTTGATCCGAACCCCACGCCGGACCTTTCCTCGGTCGACCGAGTCTTCTCCACCAGCAACGCGGGCATCCAGCGCACGTTGGCGTTCTATGCGTCGGAGCAGCTCGGCATCACCCAATACCTCGAGCTCGTCGGCTCACTGCGCTACGACATCTTCAGCACGGACTACGCCTCGACGAACAACGCGGGAGCCGTCACCCACCTGGAGAACAAGGACACCTTCCTCAACTGGCGCGCGGGGCTCGTGCTGCACCCGCTGGAGAAGACGAGCGTCTATGCCATGTATGGCACCTCCGCCAATCCGTCCGCGGAGGCCGGGACGCTCGATGCAGCCACCGAGAGCCTCGAGCCCGAGAAGAACCGGATCATCGAAGCGGGCGCCAAGGCTGACCTCCTGGAGGACCGGCTGGGGCTGAGCGCGGCGGTGTTCCGCATCGACAAGAGGAATGCGCGCGTGCCGAACACGGATCCGAGCGGGCCTCCGCAGATCCTGGCGGGCCGGCAGCGCGCGGAGGGCTACAACGTGGGCGTGGCCGGCACCGTGACCGAGCGCCTGCGGCTGTTCGCGAACTTCACGCACATCTACTCGGCCATCCTGGAGCACAGCAATGACTACCTGGAAGGCCAGCCGCTGCCGAACACTCCGAAGAACAGCCTCTCGCTCTGGACGACCTACGAGGTCATCGAGAACCTCACGTTGGGAGGCGGCGCCATCTATCAGAGCGTGACGACGGTCAACAACCCGGCCTCCGCGACGGTCGCTTTCCTCAAGGTGCCCAACTACTGGCGCTTCGACGCGGTGGCGGGCTACCACTGGGGCAAGGTAGAGGTGCAGCTCAACCTCAACAACCTGACGAACGCGCTCTACTATTCGCAGTACTACGCAGGGCACGCGGTTCCGGCGGAGGGCCGCACGGTCAGCGTGTCCGGCAAGTACCGGTTCTAG
- a CDS encoding energy transducer TonB, whose product MGHAAGASDWERWGWALMIAAFVHVGAVLAVLWVPRLSPQTAPPPEDPPLVLLTFMAPPAAAPAPAAPAAVPQRVMTRARARPARLKPPPQVPAPLPEKAPVPEEVEQAPQEEAPALEEPESAAGTGAMGAVVAGLVNSAAKEGVGTGLGVASGGEAVDVKQVSRPPTVLQQVLPQYPRPARSQGIEGLVLVRIIIGIDGRVEPESLRIIRSVPELDAAALAAVRQWRFSPALGRHGRLVRVIVDIPVQFSLK is encoded by the coding sequence ATGGGCCATGCGGCTGGGGCGAGCGACTGGGAGCGCTGGGGATGGGCCTTGATGATCGCCGCGTTCGTCCACGTCGGGGCGGTCTTGGCCGTGCTTTGGGTTCCCCGCCTCTCCCCGCAGACAGCGCCACCTCCCGAGGACCCGCCGTTGGTACTCCTCACCTTCATGGCGCCCCCTGCGGCGGCCCCGGCCCCTGCCGCGCCAGCGGCAGTGCCCCAGCGAGTGATGACCAGGGCCCGTGCACGCCCTGCTCGTCTCAAGCCGCCACCGCAGGTGCCAGCGCCCCTGCCGGAGAAGGCGCCCGTCCCTGAAGAAGTGGAGCAAGCCCCGCAGGAGGAAGCCCCTGCCCTCGAAGAGCCTGAGTCCGCGGCGGGAACCGGAGCGATGGGAGCGGTGGTCGCGGGCCTCGTGAACTCCGCTGCGAAGGAAGGTGTTGGCACGGGGCTGGGAGTCGCCTCGGGCGGCGAGGCGGTTGACGTGAAGCAGGTGTCGCGTCCGCCCACCGTGCTCCAGCAGGTCCTCCCTCAATATCCCCGGCCGGCCCGCTCCCAAGGCATCGAGGGGCTGGTCCTGGTCCGCATCATCATTGGGATCGATGGGCGCGTCGAACCCGAGAGCCTGCGCATCATCCGCTCGGTGCCGGAGCTCGACGCGGCCGCCCTGGCCGCCGTCCGTCAGTGGCGCTTCTCCCCCGCCCTCGGACGGCACGGCCGGCTGGTGCGAGTGATCGTCGACATCCCCGTCCAGTTCTCCCTCAAGTGA